The genomic interval ACTTTGCCAACGTCAAAGAAGTTGCGGGTTATATCACCCCGGTGCCAGGCGGCGTCGGGCCGATGACCATCACCATGCTTCTGGTCAATACGATTGAAGCCGCAGAAAGAACCTAAATTCATGACCTCCATTTCCGCAACATTGCTTCCACAAGATAATCCTCTATTGGATTTTTCCGGCCTAGCCTGTTTTGACAAAATTCAGCCGCAACACGTCACGCCCGCGATTGCCTATTTGCTTGAGCAGGCGACCGTCGTCGTGAAGCAGCTGGAAGCGCCGGACGCCGCGGTGACCTGGGCTTCTTTTGTGACGCCGCTCGAAAACGCCACTGAAAAACTCGGACGTGCATGGGGCATTGTGGGGCATCTGAACGCGGTAATGGATAGCCCGGAATTGCGCGCTGCTTACAATGAAAATCAGCCAAAATTGATCGAATTCTGGACCTCGCTGTCCCAAAATCTAGCACTATTCGAAAAATACAAAGCCCTTAAGTCTGGCGCCGAATTTGCCGATTTATCGCCAGCGCGTCAGAAAATTATCAACAACGCCGTGCGCGACTTCCGTCTAGGCGGCGCTGAATTGGCCGACGCAGACAAAGCTCGTTTCGCCAATATTCAAGAAAAATACGGCGCGCTGACCACCAAATTTTCTGAAAACGTGCTGGACGCTACTAACGACTACGCTTTATTCATTACCGACGAAGCCGAACTGGCAGGCTTACCGGATGACGCCAAACAGGTCGCTCGGGCAGCGGCACAGCAAGATGCCAAAGAAGGCTATAAATTTACGCTGCATTTCCCATCCTATTTCCCCATTCTGCAATACGCCGACAATCGCGACCTGCGTGAGAAAATCTATCGCGCCAATGCTACCAAAGCATCTGAACTTGGCAGCAAAGCAGATTGGGATAACACGCAAAATATTGTCGATATCCTGAAACTGCGGAACGAAGAAGCTAGATTGTTAGGCTTGAAGAATTACGCAGAACTGTCGTTAGTACCGAAAATGGCGCAAACCCCACAAGAAGTCATCGACTTTCTGGAAGATCTGGGCCAGCGCGCGCGTCCCTTCGCCGAAAAAGATTTAACCGAATTGCGCAGCTTCGCCAAAGACCAGTTGGGTATTGCATCATTGGAAGCCTGGGATAGCACATACGCATCTGAAAAATTACGCGAGCAACGCTATGCTTTTTCTGAGCAAGAAGTAAAACAATATTTTCCTGAGCCAAAAGTCGTCCAGGGTTTATTTGCGCTGGTGCAGAAGTTATTTTCAGTCGACATCAGCATTGATGCGGCCCCTGTCTGGCATCCTGATGTAAAGTTTTTTAAGATTGAAAAAGAAGGCAAACTATTAGGTCAGTTTTATCTCGATCTGTATGCGCGCAAAGGCAAACGCGGCGGCGCATGGATGGACGATGCACGCGCTCGTCGACGTCTGGAAAATAGCGATGCTATTCAAACGCCGATTGCCTATCTGACCTGTAATTTCTCGGCCCCTGCCCTTGTCGATGGAAAAGTCAAACCTGCGTTATTTACGCACGACGAAGTCATCACACTCTTCCACGAATTTGGCCATGGCCTGCATCACATGTTGACGCAAGTCGATGAAATCGGCGTATCCGGCATTTCTGGCGTCGAATGGGATGCGGTTGAATTACCCTCACAATTCATGGAAAATTTCTGCTGGGAGTGGGATGTGCTGCAAAACATGACCGCCGAAGCGACATCCGGTCAGCCTTTACCGCGTGCACTGTTCGATAAAATGACGGCTGCCAAAAACTTTCAGTCTGGCCTGCAAACTCTGCGTCAAGTAGAGTTTTCGCTCGTAGATATGCATCTGCACGACAAATACGATGCGTATGGCACGCAAACAGTGCAAGAACTGATCAATCAGGTTCGCGCCCAAATCTCCGTCTTGACGCCGCCGCCATTCAATCGCTTTCAGCATTCCTTCTCGCATATTTTTGCGGGCGGTTACGCGGCAGGCTATTACAGCTATAAATGGGCCGAAGTATTGTCTGCCGATGCCTATAGCGCCTTCGAAGAGATCGCCGATGGCGGTAATGTAGTATCGGCCGAGACTGGCAGCAAATTTCAACGCGAAATCCTGGCAGTTGGCGGCTCACGCCCGGCATTGGAATCATTCAAAGCTTTCCGTGGACGCGAGCCTAATATTGATGCATTGCTGCGCCACAGCGGTATGGCAGCCTGATCACGAGGGTAATTGGTAACGCCAAAGGGGATATTTAGGTAAATAAGAGTATGCCGTGCGGCCACAAATAAGATCGCACGGCGTATCCTGTTTGCACCCCGCCGATATCTTGATTATTAGCAGCATTTTAGTGACCATGCTAACAACGTGCGCAATCCTTGCTCCGTGGTGAATACGCAGCGAATAACTGGTCGGCAACTCTTCATATAAGGAAAATTAGATGAAACTGGCTGCATCTGTATTTTCAATCACCAGCTTGGCATTCTGCCTGTTAATCGCACCAAGCGCGCAAGCGGAACTCTATAAATCGATCGGCCCAAACGGCCAGATTACTTATAGCGATAGCCCTCCGCCATCAGGAAAAATCGTAGAAAAAATATCACTGATCACCAAAAGTGATGCCGACGCAAGCGGTTTTCCCTACGAATTGGCGCAGACCACCAAGAACAACCCGGTCACGTTATACACATCAGCAAAATGTCTGCCCTGCGACGACGGACGAAACCTTCTTATAAGTCGCGGCATTCCATTTAGCGAAAAAACAATCAGCACCAATGAAGATCTTGCGCGTTTAAAAGCCATCAGCGGCGAAAACCAACTTCCATTACTACGCATAGGGCGTAGTAATGAAAATGGCTATGAAGCAAGCGTATGGAACAAAGCCTTAAGCACAGCCGGCTATCCGGCAAGCAATCAGCTACCTCCTTCGTACCGCAACGGACAGGCCGCGGCGGCAGCACCCGTTGCCGCAACGACAAAAGGCAGCCCCGCCACCGGCAGTCCCTCTAAAAACAAAGCTAATACCGTTAGCGGCCAACAATTACCCGCCACCGGGAACGCGCCGCCTGGCTTTCAATTTTAAGCAGCAGACCTCAGCACACTATGACGCATATCGATTTTCATACGAATATTCCTGACAAGTTTTTATACACCTGTCGGCTTGTACGCAAAGCCCGCGCAGCAAAAAATCAAATCGTCATATTTACCAGCAGCGCCAATGACCTGGCCAAACTGGATCAAATGCTATGGACGTTCTCCGAGCACGATTTTTTGCCACACGTAAAAGCAGAAGATCCAGCCGCCATACAGACGCCCATCATTCTGACCGACAACAACACCGTCGAATTGCCGCATCACCAGGTGTTAATTAATTTGTCCGGCACCACCCCCACCCATTTCGCCCGCTTCGAACGCATGTTTGAAATCGTCTCGCTCGATGAGACTGACAAGAAAGATAGTCGCGATCGCTACCGTTTTTATCAGCAACGTGGATATCCACTAACCCACTTCGTTGCAAACAATGCCTAGCCGCTTAGGCCAAGAAACAGACACCCAGACCGCAGGAGAACAGTCTATGGATCACAAGCTCGACGCTGGCATTCCTCTACTCACCGAAGTCATTGCGACAGTAGAAATCCCTACCGTAGACGAAGTTTGGCAGGCAAGCGATGTCGCGGACATGGATGATGACGTCCATACTCAATCGTTTGTAGAGATCGATAACAGCGCCCAAACGATGCCGCCAGCGTTAGCGTCCACGAGCACATTAAGTCCTCAGGATTGGGAAAAACTGCAACGTGAAATGCATGGAAAAGTGTTGGAACAATTGCAAGAAAGAATCAATTTGATCATCGAACAACGGTTGCGCGAGAGTATTTCCGGCATTTTGCAATCGGTGGTCGACGGAATGGCCCAGCAGATCAAAAACACTCTGCAAGACACCCTGAATGACGTCATTTCCGAAGCAATCTCACTGGAATTGTCGAAATTTCAAAATACAACAAAATAATTAAAATACTTTGTTTATTAAACAAAATATCAATAAATATGATTTTTTTAGAAAAATTTTATAGCAATATTGAGTACATAAACAATCCAGAACTTCTTACAATAACGCTACTTCGTAAGGACTAGGATTTACGCAAAAGTGTACTTGCAACGCGCCTGAGTATCGGTAAGAGCGGTCATCGCGAAGGAATAGCTAGCAAATATGGCCTTTCGGAGCACTTTTGCGTAAGCCCTAACATTCGGAGATTTAGCATGAAAGTAATCGTATTGGGAGCCGGCATTATCGGCACTGCATCAGCATGGTTCCTCAACAAGGAAGGCAACGACGTCACAGTGATTGAGCGTCAATCAGGTGCTGCCCAAGAAACCAGTTTTGCAAATGGCGGTCAGATTTCGGTATCCCATGCTGAGCCGTGGGCCAATCCTCAGGCACCATTAAAAGTATTGAAATGGCTAGGCAAAGAAGACGCTCCGTTACTCTATCGCTTTCGCCCGGAATGGCTGCAATGGAAATGGGCCTTGAATTTTCTGCGCGAGTGCACGCCCTCGCGTACCGCTTATAACATTCGCCAAATCGTCGCCATTTGCGAATACAGCCGCCAGACGTTGCAATCCGTGCGCGCTGAAACCGGGATCGAATACGATCATCTGGTACGCGGCATTCTGCACTTTTATACAAACCAAAAAGAATTCGACGACTCGCTGCCTGCGGCTAAACTGATGCGCGACTTAGGTTGCCCGCGCAACTCCATCAGCGCCGACGAAGTGGTTAGAATCGAACCTTCTCTGGCCAGCATCCGCAACAAAATTGTCGGCGGCGATTATACCGACAATGACGAATCCGGCGATGTCTATAAATTCACCACCGGACTAGCCAGCAAAGCAGAAGAAGCAGGCGTGAAGTTTCAATACAACACCACGATTACCCGGCTGATCACTGAAGGCAGCGGCGCCAACGCCAAAATTACCGGCGTCGAAATTATTGGTGCTGATGGTCGCCACCAAGTCTTGCACGCCGATGCTTTTGTCGTTGCCATGGGAAGTTTTTCAGAGCAACTACTGAAGCCGCTCGGCATCAACTTAATGGTTTATCCGGGCAAAGGTTATTCAGCCACCTATAAAATAATTAACCCCGACGCTGCCCCGACGGTTTCATTGACTGACGATGGTTACAAGTTAGTGGTATCGCGCCTTGGCGACCGCCTGCGCGTCGCCGGAACTTGCGAATTGAACGGATATACCCGCGAACTGAACACCACCCGCTGCGAGGCAATTACGCGTCGTACGCGTGAATTATTCCCAGACGCCTGCGATTACGACAATCCGACCTACTGGACCGGTTTACGGCCATTAACGCCGTCGAATGTGCCCTATATTGGCAAGACCAAAATTGCCAACCTATTCCTCAATACCGGCCACGGCACGCTCGGCTGGACCATGGGCTGCGGATCTGGTCGGGCGATTGCCGAAATCATGGCTGGACGCCAGCCGGAGGTCGATTTCGCCTTTACCGGCGTGCCGAGTCAAAGGCCTGCAACGGTGATACAACCACGTGAAACGCAAGCCGCCTAAGCAACGCAAGGCATTCCAATGTCAGCACAACAGCGCTGGCACTGGATACCTTTTTCAGGCCTGACAAAAACAAAAAAGACTACAGTTGATATCTCAGCCGTAGTCTTTTTTTGTATCCATTTTCCGGCACCGAATCATGGTCCAGATATTGCTTTAATATTGTTTAAATACGGATAAGCGCATAGATGGTGCTGTTTTCAACATGGAACGCCCAGTTAATGGGCGTCAGCGAGCACCGGCTTATTTTTCTGCACGTACTTGAATCGTCGCGGCTTTTTCATCAAACGCTACGCGAGTGACAAATTTAGCCCGCTTCATAGGAAATCGAGATTGAAAGTGACGAACATTGCCAGACCCTGAAATGACCCTTCTGACGAACTGATAATACGCCTCCATATCAATCACGTGCGCCACCAGGAAATAATCATAATCACCTGAAACGAAATAGCATTGCATAACCTCAACCTCTTTATTCATGCGTAATTCGAATTCCTGCATGTGTTCATCGGATTGATTATTTAGTGATATTTCGAGAAAAGCCAGCATCCCGTAACCGAGTGCAAATGGATCAACTAAAGCGACATCGGCATTTATGATTCCTGCCTCACGCAAATCGCGGATACGTCGCAGGCAAGTTGGCTGGGAAATATGGGCTTTATCGGCGAGTGTGCGGGTGGGAATTTGATTGTCGCGCTGCAGCATATTGAGTAGCTTGCGATCTACCTTATCAAGGTTGTGTTGTTTGCTCATATAGTTGGTGTTGTTTGCTCATAAAGGGAGGGTAAGGGATTGAAAAAACGCATAAAACCTCTTTGCGAACTGTTTTTTATGATGTACCGTTTGCATGTTCGCAGCAACCTAATAAGCTGCAAACGGAGGGATAAGGTTCAGACACATATTGTGTGTGACTTTGTAATATTTAGTTTTATTTTAAATCCTCAGGAGAGAATTTCATGCAGATCAAGACCAAATTGATTCCATTAGTCGGCGCTATTGCACTTGCCCTGGCTGGTTCGGTATTCGCACAAGAAGAAGTCGTCAAGATCGGCCACGTTGGTCCACTTACTGGCCCGAACGCGCACATTGGTAAAGACAACGAGAACGGCGCCAAAATGGCGATTGACGAGTTGAATGCCAAAGGCACCATGATTGGCGGAAAAAAAGTAAAATTTGAACTAGATGGCGAAGATGATGCATCCGATCCTAAACTAGCCACCACTGTTGCCCAGAAGCTAGTCGATGCCCACGTTAATGGCGTAATCGGCCACATGAACTCTGGTACAACGATCCCTGCATCCAAGATTTACTTCGATGCTGGCATCCCACAAATTTCACCTTCTGCAACCAACCCGAAATACACCCAACAAGGCTTTAACACCGCATTCCGCGTGGTTGCCAATGATGGCCAATTGGGCGGCACACTCGGTAAATACGCAGTATCAACACTTAAAGCCAAAAATATCGCTGTGATCGATGATCGCACAGCCTATGGCCAAGGTGTTGCTGAAGAGTTCACCAAGAGCGCTAAGAAAAATGGTGCAACCATTGTCGCAACGCAATTCACAACAGACAAAGCAACTGACTTCAACGCCATCCTGACATCGATCAAAGCCAAAAAACCTGATCTGGTTTTCTTCGGCGGTATGGATGCGGTTGGTGGCCCGATGTTGCGTCAAATGAATCAACTCGGCATCAATGCCAAGTTCATGGGCGGTGATGGCCTGTGTACTACAGAGTTGGCTAAATTGGCTGGCGATGGCCTGAAAGACGATGACGTTGTCTGCGCCGAAGCGGGCGGTGTGCCAGATGCAGGTAAAAAAACGCTAGAAGATTTCAAAGTCGCTTACAAACAGAAGTTCAATCAAGACGTCGTCATTTACGCACCGTATGTCTACGATGCATTGATGACGATGGTACAGGCTATGCAAGAAGCCAAATCAACCAATCCAAAAAAATACCTGCCTTTCTTGGCTAAAATTAGCCACAAAGGTGTAACAGGTAATATCGCTTTCGATCCTAAAGGCGACATTAAAGATGGTTCGTTGACTTTGTACACATACAAAAAAGGCGTCCGTACTTTGTTGACAGTGACTAAGTAATTAGCCGCAAAATCCAGCAAAATTACAGCTGGAAAAATAAAAGCGCTCCGACTTTATTGTCGGAGCGCTTTTCTATTTCTCGATCTATTTCTTCCTCAGCGCATCTTATAAACACCGCGCTAAAGCTTATTTAAAAGCTGACGAATCACATACATTGGCTGCAACAGACTGAAGCAACAAGTCCAATAACGCTGCTGCGACAAAGCGTACCGTTAACAGCTGATTACCCCTTATTTGCAACCTTTAGGATGCACAGCGCTAGCCCCTTTGTCATTATATTCATCGCGCCCACCTCTATCCTGAAAGAAAAATACATGCATACGAAGTTCAAATTATTACCATCAATGACCACAATCGCGGTTGCGCTCATTACTGCATCCGGCAACAACTCAGCGCAGGAACAATCGACACAACTCGTAAAAATAGGCCACGTCGGGCCACTGACCGGCCCTGTCGCCCACATGGGTAAGGACAATGAAAACGGCGCAAGGATGGCAATTGAAGAATTGAATGCCAAAGGCATCTTCCTCGCCGGACAAAAAATACAATTTTCGCTGCAATCGGAAGATGATGGCAGCGATCCAAAAATGGCCACATCCGCTGCACAAAAACTTGTCGATGCAAAAGTTAAAGCCGTCATCGGCCACCTGCAATCAGGAACCTCGATCCCGGCCTCCAAAATTTATTACGATGCAGGAATCCCGCAAATTTCGCCCTCCGCTACCAGCCGCAAATATACGCAACAGGGATTCAATACAACATTCAGAGTAGTCGCCAACGATGGACAGCTTGGCGGCATGCTGGGGCGCTATGCGGCAAAAAATCTCCACGCAAAAAATGTTGCGGTGATTGATGATCGCACCGCATATGGACAAGGTCTGGCGGATGAATTTATCAAAAGCGCCAAAGCTGCTGGCCTCACCATAGTGACTACGCAATACATCAGCGACAAAACCACCGACTTCAATGCGATCCTGACCACCATTAAAAGCAAAAAGCCAGATCTGATTTTCTTCGGCGGCATAGATGCAAGCGCCGGTCCGATGCTGCATCAAATGCAGCTACTTGGAATGACATCACCATTGATGGGCGGCGATGCAATTTGTACCAATCAACTACCCCTATTAGCGGGAGCTAGCCTGCGCGACGATCAAGTAATATGCGCCGAAGCCGGTGGTGTAGAAAAATCGGGACAGAAAAAATTAGATGCATTCAAAGCCGCCTACAAGCAACGCTACAACAACGAGATAAAACAATATGCGCCTTACACTTACGATGCTGTGATGACAATCGCGGATGCAATGCAAAAAGCAAATTCAGCCGATCCAAAAAAATATTTACCGCAACTAGCCAAAATCCATCACAAAGGTGTGACAGGAGAAATTGCGTTTGATGCTAATGGCGATATTAAAGATGGTGCGTTGACCGTCTATACTTTTAGAAATGGTCAACGCACAGTGGTGATGGTTACTAAATAGAATCTTAAAATAGCTCAAATTTGAATCAAGAGAATTCGTTTAAAAGCTTGATACAAATCTAAGCTAATCAGTGTCAATACCCACGTCCAAGAATGCAACGCAAATAAAGCCGCCTAAGATAACATCAGTATTGCTCAATGAAGGACTGTAGGCTTATTGCCGGCGCTATGGAGCCGGTGCGACGTCTGCCACACAAAGAGCCGGAACCTTGACACCCTCGTCATCAGAGGCTGCTTGAGGACTTAGGCATCCCGACTTAGTCGTACCATTATTATTCCATGTAACGGCTCCTGGCACAAATAGTGGGGTCAGTATCAGCGTAGACAGCTTATTAGTTGTGGGGGTTGGCGTTGCTGTAATTACTCCATCAGTAACAGTCACAGAGCTGACATGTGTAGTAGCCACATCGGTTCTCGCCGGAATACCTAGGAGACCAGAACTGCATCCTGTCACAGTTCCCCGCATTTGCTGACATAAAGCTACGGCAGTTTTATACGGACCGACAACGGCATAGACTTCTGCAAATCTAGCCCTTGCGGTGTAATCCTGATAAGCAGGCAATGCGATAGCAGCCAGAATCCCAATAATCGCCACGACGATCATCAATTCAATCAGGGTAAAGCCCTTTTCTACCTGCCGTTTAAAGTGCGCAAATTTCATACATAATCCCTTGTTTTTCCATCAGAAAAAAGTCGCTATTCTTAAAAAGAATTGCGCACCTGCAGCTAATAGACGATAAATAAAAAAAGCAGAAAAATACTAAATTCAGATTCTTGTCTGGTTAGACGCCGCACCCTCAAACCGACGGCAATCCGTTGTATAACAACAAAAATCTCACAACCAATCTCAAGCTATAAGAGCCGAACTGTTGAGACGACATTTGAGTCGCCACGCTTTAACGTCGGCGAACTATATACGCAACTAATCGCCAAATCGCGGTATTAAGAATTTATTAGGGTAATTACTTACTCGCGCATTAATCGCCATTTTGTTCTCTCATTTTGGTAGTGTTACGCTATCTAAAAATACTCATCGAGATTAATTATTAAATTTATCTTAAGTAAAATTCGTATCTTTATCAGGCTAAAATATTCAAAAAATGAGCGCGAATAATAAAATTTTTATCACTATGAAAATGAATACAAACAACGCGCACAGCCAATCTAGCCGGGGCTCTCTGATGGCGACTATCAACAATTCACGAAATTTTTTATGCCGACTAAAAGCAAAATTCGAAATTAATTCCGTAGTCATTTACAATCCCCTTCGCAAGCAAATTGTTGTACGCTATGGCGTGCTCAATAAAGTCGAACGACTGTTATTACGACCGAGATAACCCATAAGCGGCTACGACAGCGTTGAAATCATTTACCTTAAATTTAAAATCCTTAGGAGGAACCGCATGTCATTTAAAACACACTTAATTCCTTTGTCCGCCGTAATTGCACTGGTATTTTCCAGCAGCGCATTTGCGCAGGAAGAGGTCGTCAAGCTGGCGCACGTTGGCCCTATCACAGGTCCTATAGCGCACATCGGCAAGGACACTGAAAACGGCACCAGAATGGCGGTGGAAGAATTAAATGCTAAGGGCATTATCATCGGTGGCAAGAAAATTAAATTTGAGTTGCTGACAGAAGATGATGCGGGCGATCCTAAGCAAGGTACTGCGGTTGCGCAAAAGCTGGTTGATGCGAAAGTACAAGGGGTGGTGGGGCATTTGCAATCGGGTACAACGATCCCTGCATCCAAGATTTATTACGATGCCGGCATTCCGCAAATTTCACCGGCTTCGACCAATCCAAAATACACACAACAAGGTTTTAATACGGCTTTCCGTGTGGTCGCAAATGATGGCCAATTGGGTGGCGCTTTAGGACGTTATGCGGTTGCTACGCTGCATGCTAAAAACATCGCGGTGATCGATGATCGCACCGCCTACGGTCAAGGCCTGGCGCAAGAGTTCACTAAAGGTGCCAAGGCGGCAGGCGCGAATATCGTGGCGACGCAATACACCAATGACAAGGCAACCGACTTCAGCGCGATCCTGACGGCCATCAAAGCCAAGAAGCCTGATGTGATTTTCTTCGGCGGTCTGGACGCTGGCGCTGGCCCGATGCTGCGTCAAATGAAACAGTTGGGGATTACTGCAAAACTGATGGGCGGCGATGCAATTTGTACGACCGAATTGCCGAAGCTAGCTGGCGATGCGCTTTCAGACGATCAGGTCGTTTGTGCTGAGGCTGGCGGGATTCAAGAAGCTGGCAAACCGGCGCTTGACGCATATAAAGCAGCGTTCAAAAAACGTTACGGCCATGAGGTCATTATTTATGCACCGTATGCTTATGATGCTTTGATGACGTTGGTCGATGCGATGCAAAAAGCGAATTCAACCGATCCTAAAAAGTATCTGCCTGCATTGGCAAAGATCAGCCACAAAGGCGTTACCGGCACCATTTCTTTCGATACTAAAGGCGACATGAAAAATGCGACGTTAACTTTGTACACTTACAAAGCAGGACAACGCACCATCATTGGCGTGACAAAATAAATGCAAAGATGATTAATCACAATCATCTTTGCACATAGTTTTATAGTGGTTTTTAATCGTCTCAGCTCAAGGGCTGGAACGATTAAAATCACGTCAGAATGTCTCATAAGATTTACAATTTATTCTGCCCCTATATCTTTGCAGAGAGTAATATTTAGCGTCGCACTTGCCTCGGTCAGTTTCTCTGCACTACGCACTTGATACGTCACTCTCTGTCGCGCACAACTACCCCGCTCTCTTCCCGATATCTCTACACGTACTATATTTTAAACGTCCTCTGCTACAGCGATCCTGTCGCAATGGGATGCCATGTTGTCCGACTAGGTAAGGAAGAAACTATAAATGCTATGGGCGATCTGGTCGCCGACAACGCAAAAAGATCGTTGCAATTCTTATCGAAAGATCACATGATGGCAAA from Glaciimonas sp. PCH181 carries:
- a CDS encoding M3 family metallopeptidase, which produces MTSISATLLPQDNPLLDFSGLACFDKIQPQHVTPAIAYLLEQATVVVKQLEAPDAAVTWASFVTPLENATEKLGRAWGIVGHLNAVMDSPELRAAYNENQPKLIEFWTSLSQNLALFEKYKALKSGAEFADLSPARQKIINNAVRDFRLGGAELADADKARFANIQEKYGALTTKFSENVLDATNDYALFITDEAELAGLPDDAKQVARAAAQQDAKEGYKFTLHFPSYFPILQYADNRDLREKIYRANATKASELGSKADWDNTQNIVDILKLRNEEARLLGLKNYAELSLVPKMAQTPQEVIDFLEDLGQRARPFAEKDLTELRSFAKDQLGIASLEAWDSTYASEKLREQRYAFSEQEVKQYFPEPKVVQGLFALVQKLFSVDISIDAAPVWHPDVKFFKIEKEGKLLGQFYLDLYARKGKRGGAWMDDARARRRLENSDAIQTPIAYLTCNFSAPALVDGKVKPALFTHDEVITLFHEFGHGLHHMLTQVDEIGVSGISGVEWDAVELPSQFMENFCWEWDVLQNMTAEATSGQPLPRALFDKMTAAKNFQSGLQTLRQVEFSLVDMHLHDKYDAYGTQTVQELINQVRAQISVLTPPPFNRFQHSFSHIFAGGYAAGYYSYKWAEVLSADAYSAFEEIADGGNVVSAETGSKFQREILAVGGSRPALESFKAFRGREPNIDALLRHSGMAA
- a CDS encoding glutaredoxin family protein is translated as MKLAASVFSITSLAFCLLIAPSAQAELYKSIGPNGQITYSDSPPPSGKIVEKISLITKSDADASGFPYELAQTTKNNPVTLYTSAKCLPCDDGRNLLISRGIPFSEKTISTNEDLARLKAISGENQLPLLRIGRSNENGYEASVWNKALSTAGYPASNQLPPSYRNGQAAAAAPVAATTKGSPATGSPSKNKANTVSGQQLPATGNAPPGFQF
- a CDS encoding DNA polymerase III subunit chi: MTHIDFHTNIPDKFLYTCRLVRKARAAKNQIVIFTSSANDLAKLDQMLWTFSEHDFLPHVKAEDPAAIQTPIILTDNNTVELPHHQVLINLSGTTPTHFARFERMFEIVSLDETDKKDSRDRYRFYQQRGYPLTHFVANNA
- a CDS encoding D-amino acid dehydrogenase, yielding MKVIVLGAGIIGTASAWFLNKEGNDVTVIERQSGAAQETSFANGGQISVSHAEPWANPQAPLKVLKWLGKEDAPLLYRFRPEWLQWKWALNFLRECTPSRTAYNIRQIVAICEYSRQTLQSVRAETGIEYDHLVRGILHFYTNQKEFDDSLPAAKLMRDLGCPRNSISADEVVRIEPSLASIRNKIVGGDYTDNDESGDVYKFTTGLASKAEEAGVKFQYNTTITRLITEGSGANAKITGVEIIGADGRHQVLHADAFVVAMGSFSEQLLKPLGINLMVYPGKGYSATYKIINPDAAPTVSLTDDGYKLVVSRLGDRLRVAGTCELNGYTRELNTTRCEAITRRTRELFPDACDYDNPTYWTGLRPLTPSNVPYIGKTKIANLFLNTGHGTLGWTMGCGSGRAIAEIMAGRQPEVDFAFTGVPSQRPATVIQPRETQAA
- a CDS encoding Lrp/AsnC family transcriptional regulator — protein: MSKQHNLDKVDRKLLNMLQRDNQIPTRTLADKAHISQPTCLRRIRDLREAGIINADVALVDPFALGYGMLAFLEISLNNQSDEHMQEFELRMNKEVEVMQCYFVSGDYDYFLVAHVIDMEAYYQFVRRVISGSGNVRHFQSRFPMKRAKFVTRVAFDEKAATIQVRAEK
- a CDS encoding branched-chain amino acid ABC transporter substrate-binding protein — encoded protein: MQIKTKLIPLVGAIALALAGSVFAQEEVVKIGHVGPLTGPNAHIGKDNENGAKMAIDELNAKGTMIGGKKVKFELDGEDDASDPKLATTVAQKLVDAHVNGVIGHMNSGTTIPASKIYFDAGIPQISPSATNPKYTQQGFNTAFRVVANDGQLGGTLGKYAVSTLKAKNIAVIDDRTAYGQGVAEEFTKSAKKNGATIVATQFTTDKATDFNAILTSIKAKKPDLVFFGGMDAVGGPMLRQMNQLGINAKFMGGDGLCTTELAKLAGDGLKDDDVVCAEAGGVPDAGKKTLEDFKVAYKQKFNQDVVIYAPYVYDALMTMVQAMQEAKSTNPKKYLPFLAKISHKGVTGNIAFDPKGDIKDGSLTLYTYKKGVRTLLTVTK
- a CDS encoding branched-chain amino acid ABC transporter substrate-binding protein → MHTKFKLLPSMTTIAVALITASGNNSAQEQSTQLVKIGHVGPLTGPVAHMGKDNENGARMAIEELNAKGIFLAGQKIQFSLQSEDDGSDPKMATSAAQKLVDAKVKAVIGHLQSGTSIPASKIYYDAGIPQISPSATSRKYTQQGFNTTFRVVANDGQLGGMLGRYAAKNLHAKNVAVIDDRTAYGQGLADEFIKSAKAAGLTIVTTQYISDKTTDFNAILTTIKSKKPDLIFFGGIDASAGPMLHQMQLLGMTSPLMGGDAICTNQLPLLAGASLRDDQVICAEAGGVEKSGQKKLDAFKAAYKQRYNNEIKQYAPYTYDAVMTIADAMQKANSADPKKYLPQLAKIHHKGVTGEIAFDANGDIKDGALTVYTFRNGQRTVVMVTK
- a CDS encoding prepilin-type N-terminal cleavage/methylation domain-containing protein; protein product: MKFAHFKRQVEKGFTLIELMIVVAIIGILAAIALPAYQDYTARARFAEVYAVVGPYKTAVALCQQMRGTVTGCSSGLLGIPARTDVATTHVSSVTVTDGVITATPTPTTNKLSTLILTPLFVPGAVTWNNNGTTKSGCLSPQAASDDEGVKVPALCVADVAPAP
- a CDS encoding branched-chain amino acid ABC transporter substrate-binding protein, which translates into the protein MSFKTHLIPLSAVIALVFSSSAFAQEEVVKLAHVGPITGPIAHIGKDTENGTRMAVEELNAKGIIIGGKKIKFELLTEDDAGDPKQGTAVAQKLVDAKVQGVVGHLQSGTTIPASKIYYDAGIPQISPASTNPKYTQQGFNTAFRVVANDGQLGGALGRYAVATLHAKNIAVIDDRTAYGQGLAQEFTKGAKAAGANIVATQYTNDKATDFSAILTAIKAKKPDVIFFGGLDAGAGPMLRQMKQLGITAKLMGGDAICTTELPKLAGDALSDDQVVCAEAGGIQEAGKPALDAYKAAFKKRYGHEVIIYAPYAYDALMTLVDAMQKANSTDPKKYLPALAKISHKGVTGTISFDTKGDMKNATLTLYTYKAGQRTIIGVTK